The following coding sequences are from one Microcoleus sp. AS-A8 window:
- a CDS encoding SGNH/GDSL hydrolase family protein, with the protein MKSTIRQFRRRHWLKLCLSFVVLILVVLCVPMLRALDKTADYPPPAPAKDDSYFGAKIQRTMTLLATSTPKHRHRVRILFYGQSITKQDWWLEVAKDLRQRFPDADLQIENRAIGGFASPLLIHPAEHDLYPFYPDLLIFHVYGPEPEYESIIANVRRRTTSEIAIHSDHITWLPTGTFLDNEEKLNAYQWHDSHSTEWLPQIAQKYDGELIEIREPWKQYLKDNWLKPKDLLSDDIHLNDHGNFLLGSLVKRQLRYNPKFPSNSWKDLVKTYVVGKDVKWKNGKLVLEFEGNRVDAIAAKATDRKSHRGRILIDGKPPSQFPELYTLTRPSEAISVDWPAIIQVSWEKPLIIEDWTARITEINQDSSQFQFEVRGSKTGFDGSGVSDRKFVSKSGRVVIEPDHWWLKNAYEYSRQPIPKGFEIKWQVLPMFVDEYVVPKVEDSSQEYLSTLAQNLSNAKHTLEIIPNEKGILPIQSIRVYRPPLLTEE; encoded by the coding sequence ATGAAATCTACCATCCGTCAATTCAGGCGTCGGCATTGGTTGAAGCTATGCCTATCTTTCGTTGTCCTAATCTTGGTTGTGCTGTGCGTTCCGATGTTGAGAGCATTAGACAAAACGGCAGACTATCCACCACCTGCACCCGCGAAAGATGACTCCTATTTTGGTGCGAAAATCCAGCGAACTATGACGCTGTTGGCAACCAGCACTCCCAAGCATCGCCATCGGGTACGGATTCTTTTCTACGGTCAATCGATTACGAAACAGGATTGGTGGCTTGAGGTAGCGAAGGACTTGAGGCAACGCTTTCCTGACGCGGATTTGCAAATCGAGAATCGTGCGATTGGGGGATTCGCATCTCCTTTGCTAATCCATCCCGCTGAACATGACCTATACCCCTTCTATCCGGATCTTTTGATCTTCCATGTCTATGGGCCAGAGCCGGAATATGAGTCAATTATCGCCAACGTGCGCCGCCGCACAACCAGCGAAATTGCAATTCACTCCGACCACATCACTTGGCTACCCACGGGCACGTTTTTGGATAACGAAGAAAAGCTCAATGCCTATCAGTGGCACGACTCTCATTCCACTGAATGGTTGCCCCAGATAGCGCAAAAGTATGACGGTGAATTAATCGAGATTCGTGAACCTTGGAAACAATACTTAAAAGATAATTGGTTGAAACCGAAAGATTTGCTCTCGGACGACATCCACTTAAATGATCACGGCAATTTTCTGCTAGGAAGTCTCGTCAAGCGACAACTACGCTACAACCCAAAATTTCCCAGCAACTCCTGGAAAGATTTGGTGAAAACTTATGTTGTTGGCAAAGATGTGAAGTGGAAAAATGGCAAGCTTGTTTTAGAGTTTGAGGGGAATCGGGTAGATGCTATTGCTGCCAAAGCCACTGATCGCAAATCCCACCGAGGGCGGATTTTAATTGATGGCAAACCACCCTCCCAATTTCCTGAACTGTATACCCTTACGCGTCCGAGTGAAGCGATTAGTGTGGATTGGCCAGCCATCATACAAGTCTCTTGGGAAAAACCACTGATTATTGAAGATTGGACGGCGCGAATTACTGAAATTAACCAAGATTCTAGCCAATTTCAATTTGAAGTCAGAGGCTCTAAGACTGGGTTCGATGGCAGTGGTGTGAGCGATCGCAAGTTTGTGTCTAAATCCGGTCGAGTCGTGATCGAACCGGATCACTGGTGGTTGAAAAATGCCTATGAATACTCTCGTCAGCCGATTCCAAAAGGCTTTGAGATTAAGTGGCAAGTTTTACCGATGTTTGTGGATGAATATGTTGTACCCAAGGTTGAAGACTCAAGCCAAGAGTATCTTTCAACGTTGGCACAGAATTTGAGCAATGCTAAACATACGCTGGAAATTATCCCCAATGAAAAGGGGATTTTGCCGATTCAATCTATTCGCGTGTACCGACCTCCACTTCTAACTGAAGAGTGA